A region from the Caldicellulosiruptor naganoensis genome encodes:
- a CDS encoding GNAT family N-acetyltransferase — protein sequence MFVSLHNFYGRFGYKVLPREFCLVDRDAFQKCHESKTTQTGEIKEINLSDNNVEIIDEIYKLYSTNFNGPVVRNREYWLGWVKFEPKTSLGYFVERRLAAYLFYRKNGKEIIILEYGCSDLSNKEIPLMEFIKFIINNENAEAIKYPKAIGLELTGCTEFKDNSLMLNLITPFKLEGLLVDSTEKLISILAREPNKFVFWGTDNF from the coding sequence TTGTTTGTATCCTTACATAATTTTTATGGCAGGTTTGGCTATAAAGTACTGCCGCGCGAATTTTGTTTGGTTGACAGAGATGCCTTTCAAAAATGTCATGAATCTAAGACTACTCAAACAGGGGAAATAAAAGAAATAAATTTGTCAGACAATAATGTCGAAATTATAGATGAAATCTACAAGCTATACTCAACTAATTTTAATGGCCCTGTTGTTAGAAACAGGGAATATTGGCTTGGATGGGTTAAGTTTGAACCCAAAACAAGTTTAGGATACTTTGTTGAGAGGAGATTGGCTGCATATTTGTTTTATAGAAAAAATGGCAAAGAAATAATTATACTGGAATATGGCTGCTCTGACTTATCAAACAAAGAGATACCTTTGATGGAGTTTATAAAATTTATTATAAACAATGAAAATGCAGAAGCAATTAAATATCCAAAGGCAATTGGTCTTGAGCTTACTGGGTGTACTGAGTTTAAAGACAATAGTTTGATGTTAAATCTTATTACTCCTTTCAAGCTGGAAGGCCTGCTTGTTGATTCAACTGAAAAACTGATAAGTATCCTGGCAAGAGAGCCAAATAAATTTGTGTTTTGGGGTACTGATAATTTTTAA
- a CDS encoding substrate-binding domain-containing protein yields MYNASAMNYNVIVKYTFGDIEAENRAIDELMEADVKGLIINPVHGEYYNPKILKLVLDGFPVVLVDKFFKGINVPVISIDHKKAMKDLTRYLISCNHTNIAIISTKSQNTSSIEE; encoded by the coding sequence GTGTATAATGCTTCAGCAATGAATTATAATGTTATTGTAAAATATACTTTTGGTGACATTGAAGCAGAAAATAGGGCAATAGATGAATTAATGGAGGCAGATGTTAAAGGATTGATTATAAACCCTGTGCATGGTGAGTATTACAATCCCAAAATTTTAAAATTAGTATTGGATGGTTTCCCAGTCGTACTTGTTGATAAATTTTTTAAAGGAATAAATGTTCCTGTAATTTCGATTGATCATAAAAAAGCGATGAAAGATTTAACAAGATATTTGATAAGTTGTAATCATACAAATATAGCAATAATCAGCACAAAATCTCAAAATACTTCAAGTATAGAGGAATAA
- a CDS encoding GntR family transcriptional regulator: MNDVEKILPKYITIYKDLREWIENATLQHGEKIGTEEQLCKKYSVSRITIKKALDMLENDGIIYRMKGKGIFYRNVGRDTPRNKEKMLHMVVLF, encoded by the coding sequence ATGAATGATGTAGAAAAAATTCTGCCAAAATACATCACTATCTACAAAGATCTTCGTGAGTGGATAGAGAACGCCACACTTCAACATGGCGAAAAAATAGGAACCGAAGAACAGCTGTGCAAAAAATATAGCGTAAGCAGGATAACTATAAAAAAGGCATTGGATATGCTTGAAAATGATGGCATAATATATCGTATGAAAGGAAAGGGAATATTTTACAGAAACGTGGGTCGAGATACTCCTAGAAATAAAGAGAAAATGCTTCATATGGTAGTACTCTTTTAA
- a CDS encoding peroxiredoxin, whose product MENTIRIPLLGEKFPSMTVKTTHGVKKLPDDYAGKWFVLFSHPGDFTPVCTTEFVAFAKKAEEFKKLNAELIGLSVDQVFAHIKWIEWIEEKLGVKIPFPVIADELGKVATTLGMLHEAKGTNTVRAVFIVDDKGILRLMMYYPQEVGRNIDEILRALKALQTSDQNGVATPENWPNNGLIGDKVIIPPAATEDLAKERLQKAKAGEIECFDWWFCYKKL is encoded by the coding sequence GTGGAAAATACAATCAGAATTCCATTGCTTGGAGAGAAGTTCCCGAGCATGACGGTAAAAACAACTCACGGTGTAAAGAAGCTTCCTGATGACTATGCGGGCAAATGGTTTGTGCTCTTTTCGCATCCTGGGGACTTTACACCAGTGTGCACAACAGAGTTTGTAGCATTTGCAAAGAAGGCAGAGGAGTTTAAAAAACTTAACGCTGAGCTGATTGGACTTTCGGTTGACCAAGTTTTTGCTCATATAAAGTGGATTGAGTGGATTGAAGAAAAGCTTGGTGTAAAAATTCCGTTCCCTGTTATTGCAGATGAGCTTGGCAAAGTGGCAACCACTTTGGGAATGCTTCATGAAGCAAAAGGGACAAACACAGTCAGAGCTGTTTTCATAGTAGATGACAAGGGAATTTTAAGGCTTATGATGTACTATCCTCAAGAAGTTGGAAGAAACATTGATGAGATATTAAGAGCGCTAAAGGCACTACAAACATCAGACCAAAACGGTGTTGCTACTCCTGAGAACTGGCCAAACAACGGGTTGATTGGCGATAAAGTAATAATTCCACCTGCAGCAACAGAAGATTTGGCAAAAGAAAGACTTCAAAAAGCCAAGGCCGGCGAGATTGAGTGTTTTGATTGGTGGTTTTGTTATAAGAAGCTGTAA
- a CDS encoding IS1634 family transposase, producing MFVKITNAGGYQYVRLVENYRENGKVKQRVLFNFGRLDILKDDPAFKNIVKKLSDIVAETTTENAKAVTIESEEDISDAVVKNWGYIVYRKLWQELEIDKFLKGKAAKERKIKFDVDKVSFLMTIQRLIEPMSKLRTYHQRSKYFGFEEDIDLNQLYRCLDFLDSVKEDLETYLYQRNKDLFKMVVDVVFYDVTTIYFESCRADELKNFGFSKDNKVNEVQVVLGLLVDKEGRPIGYELFPGNTIDSKTMVKILRKLKEKFSIDKIIIVADKGLNSRINLKMIKEAGYDYIVASRLKNASKEILDEVFNEEGYKRLDGKRCLNAEEIYGDEFKYKVLERTNIVKDEEGKEFKIEENLIITYSSKRAKKDKEDRERLVRKAKELLENKGSITALEKKGARKYLKKKSKSEEYVLDEEAIKRDEKFDGYYAIQTSKKDMDVEEVLGAYHDLWKIEQSFRVMKSCLEVRPIYHFTESRIKGHFVICFLAFLLQRTLEYILRRKGKGISSERIMEAIYSMNFFEIEIKGKKYLIKQRIEGGAGDILNVIKIKGPKNFMTYEEGLEFIGISK from the coding sequence ATGTTTGTCAAAATTACTAATGCTGGCGGTTATCAGTATGTTAGGTTAGTCGAAAATTACCGTGAAAATGGTAAAGTAAAGCAAAGAGTACTATTTAACTTTGGTAGACTTGATATTCTCAAAGATGACCCCGCTTTTAAAAACATTGTAAAAAAACTATCTGATATTGTCGCTGAAACAACTACTGAGAATGCAAAAGCTGTTACTATTGAATCTGAAGAAGATATTTCGGATGCAGTTGTAAAAAACTGGGGATACATTGTATACAGAAAGTTATGGCAGGAGCTTGAAATTGATAAGTTTTTAAAAGGGAAAGCAGCAAAAGAGAGAAAGATAAAATTTGATGTAGACAAAGTAAGTTTTTTAATGACCATACAGAGATTGATAGAGCCAATGAGCAAACTAAGAACTTATCATCAGAGAAGCAAATATTTTGGATTTGAAGAGGATATAGATTTGAATCAATTGTACAGGTGTTTAGATTTTCTTGACAGTGTAAAAGAAGATTTAGAGACATACCTGTATCAGAGAAATAAAGACTTATTTAAGATGGTAGTTGATGTAGTGTTTTATGATGTGACGACAATATACTTTGAGAGTTGTAGAGCGGATGAACTTAAAAATTTTGGGTTTAGCAAAGACAACAAGGTAAATGAAGTGCAAGTTGTATTAGGGCTTTTGGTGGACAAAGAAGGCAGACCGATAGGGTATGAACTTTTTCCTGGTAATACGATAGATAGCAAGACGATGGTAAAGATACTGAGGAAGCTGAAGGAAAAATTTAGTATAGATAAGATAATAATAGTAGCAGACAAAGGGCTTAACAGCAGAATAAATTTAAAGATGATAAAAGAAGCTGGGTACGACTATATAGTAGCAAGCAGATTAAAGAATGCAAGTAAAGAAATTTTAGATGAAGTTTTTAATGAAGAAGGATATAAAAGACTTGATGGCAAAAGATGTTTGAATGCTGAAGAAATTTATGGTGATGAATTCAAATATAAGGTATTGGAAAGAACAAATATTGTCAAGGATGAAGAGGGTAAAGAGTTCAAAATAGAAGAGAATTTGATAATAACGTATTCAAGCAAGAGAGCCAAGAAAGACAAAGAAGACAGAGAGAGATTGGTAAGAAAAGCCAAAGAGCTTTTAGAGAACAAAGGAAGCATAACAGCCTTAGAAAAGAAAGGTGCAAGGAAATATTTGAAGAAGAAATCAAAATCAGAAGAATATGTATTGGATGAGGAAGCGATAAAACGAGATGAGAAATTTGACGGTTATTATGCAATTCAAACGAGCAAAAAGGATATGGATGTAGAAGAGGTTTTAGGAGCATATCACGATTTATGGAAGATAGAACAGTCATTCAGAGTAATGAAAAGCTGTTTAGAAGTGCGACCGATATATCACTTTACAGAAAGCAGAATAAAAGGACATTTTGTGATATGTTTTTTGGCATTTTTACTGCAAAGGACATTGGAATATATTTTGAGGAGAAAAGGTAAAGGAATAAGTAGTGAAAGGATAATGGAAGCAATATATTCAATGAACTTTTTTGAAATAGAGATAAAAGGGAAGAAATATTTGATAAAGCAAAGAATTGAGGGAGGAGCTGGAGATATACTGAATGTAATAAAGATAAAGGGTCCAAAAAACTTCATGACATATGAGGAAGGCTTAGAATTTATTGGTATTAGCAAATGA
- a CDS encoding helix-turn-helix domain-containing protein — translation MKYNSHERIKSSSTGRKLFMTKGRATIFEERVEIVEYCIEHGRDYKETAQMCNVSYQQIRNWTVKYKEYGIDGLIDRRGKREDLSRILCFQFIT, via the coding sequence TTGAAGTATAATAGTCATGAGAGAATAAAATCTTCAAGTACAGGAAGAAAACTTTTCATGACTAAAGGACGTGCCACCATATTTGAAGAAAGAGTCGAGATAGTCGAATATTGTATTGAACATGGCAGGGATTACAAAGAGACAGCCCAGATGTGCAATGTTTCATATCAACAGATTAGAAACTGGACAGTCAAATACAAAGAATATGGAATAGATGGGTTAATTGACCGAAGGGGGAAACGAGAAGACTTGTCAAGAATTTTGTGTTTCCAATTTATAACGTAA
- a CDS encoding two-component system regulatory protein YycI has product MNWSKVKTIAIGVFSVLVLFLVVKYLNLLPKEEFLSDKQIQTAQNILAQNSIKLSCAIDKRIYYVSKLNVKTESAYDSILTKLFGKRVDKYQNEFESSIYHLKIINQTLFLESKYNQDPFELFDLNKSDYIKDYDGSYIQVYKGYPIFDSKLKIQKQNDKILYIFTKVIPQGFEIKRNRAISALEAIFNLLNQQKNVKEIQNIKFGFYLKDFNVIQGQAVPVWRIVADGEVYYINGFTGMLE; this is encoded by the coding sequence ATGAACTGGTCAAAAGTCAAAACAATAGCAATTGGTGTGTTTTCAGTTTTGGTCCTTTTTCTTGTTGTAAAGTACTTAAATTTACTTCCAAAAGAAGAATTTCTTTCAGACAAGCAAATCCAAACAGCACAAAATATACTTGCTCAAAATTCAATAAAACTTTCTTGCGCAATTGACAAGAGAATTTACTATGTCTCCAAACTCAATGTGAAAACTGAATCTGCATATGACAGTATTTTAACCAAGCTTTTTGGAAAGAGAGTAGACAAGTATCAAAATGAGTTTGAAAGTAGTATCTATCATTTAAAGATAATAAACCAAACACTTTTTTTAGAGTCAAAGTACAACCAGGACCCGTTTGAACTTTTTGATTTGAACAAAAGCGATTATATAAAAGACTATGATGGCAGCTACATTCAGGTTTACAAAGGCTATCCGATATTTGATAGCAAACTGAAAATCCAAAAACAAAATGACAAAATACTTTATATCTTCACAAAGGTCATTCCGCAAGGCTTTGAAATCAAAAGAAACAGGGCAATTTCAGCCTTAGAGGCTATATTCAATCTTTTGAACCAGCAAAAGAATGTAAAAGAGATACAGAACATTAAGTTTGGCTTTTATCTAAAAGACTTCAATGTCATCCAGGGTCAGGCAGTACCAGTTTGGCGAATTGTTGCAGATGGTGAGGTTTATTATATAAATGGGTTTACGGGGATGTTGGAATAG